Within Halictus rubicundus isolate RS-2024b unplaced genomic scaffold, iyHalRubi1_principal scaffold0045, whole genome shotgun sequence, the genomic segment ttttgcacaaagctagatcaatattataacttgccaaaacgattaattccagatcgaaggtattcaaaggattttttgtattcctccataaataaaaaatgagcgtaacgcaaaggggcttcaggttagtccatattacttaatgttaaacaactttttttggaaaattttttttgccagtcaATAGTTGAAagcatttgcaataacccatatgatttgtagacccctaagtattcaattatagacggagtaattacataactatcgcactgaaaactgatgaattcccaggagcgaggaaatggctatttaccatgcgtatatctccgtagacaaatttttttcaaaaatctgactttggcacatcatgcacgcactattaggctatacaaaaataattttctttaaataaaaatcgaaaatttataaaaaggattttttgccgccttggcaccactgtgcggcggcccGTGGGATTAGTCCAACGCCTGCACGAAGGCAACCGATTTTCGGTTAACCGATTACTACATAAGAATAAGTGAAACGAAGAATGAATTACTTACATTGATTTTCCCCAAATTCGGGTGATTTTCCCCAATGAAACGAGGATCGTAAGTGACAATCGAATACTGACAGAGATAAGCCAGAATCGTACGTGCAAGTACCACGCTTCTCCCACTTTGCATCCACTGAACCTACGCGCTCACAGTCGGGGCCGATTGGTTGATTTCGAAGGCGTACGCATTTTCGACTAGAGCGTTGTATTGGCCGAGGCGAGCACACACACTAATCAAATCGCCTGACGAAGAAAGGGAAGGAGACGTATGGAGAGCGAGTGAGATAGGGCGAATCGAGCGACCCAAAGAACCTCAATGACGCACAGCGGTCGGAAATCGATGGttgggatgggggggggggggggggaagcgaGAGAACGCGTGAGAGAGTGTTTAAATCTTGAATGTAATAATTGTCAAAACGTCGAAATAAATATCATTAGGCCAACTTCACTGGAGAAACCCACCGCTTGGTCATCTTTCCAAAAACAATTCCTACACTAATTGTATTTCAATATTTGTTGAAAATCATAAGAATAACATACATATAAAACAgtatgaaaaaaagaaaaatcaattttcttttagaaCAAGTATTTGCACATAAGAAAAAATATTGTTTGATCATATCTTTATGTAGAGCACGTAGTATCAAATATAGATATTGCACTTTCAATcatttgtaacaaaataactGATATCGGACAACAAAACTAAAGGATAATTCCAAGATGCACGGCAAGCATCAGAAGGATCTGCTACAAAACAAGTGATTGGTATAGCTAGTATAACGttactgaaaataaattttagtaTTATTACAATTTGCTAAacaagcattgtatggttccacttatagaatGTTTTGAACATTATAAATTGTTCAGGACTCCAACGTTCAAAATTGCCGGTAATCGGGTGCgagtttacatatcgatcacgcgcttcgatcgatagcgccgcgttacgattacaaacgttcctgccgttgtccttcgtcttcttgatccagaccgcgaacgatcaacacgtatattatctccgcgcctatcgcattcttgtaaccgtctcgcgcaaaacctttcggattcgacgcttatcgctaccgtgcctatcgcgggattatcgtctccgtagtgaacgtctggtatcgtgaaataaaaaagggttCTTTTTCGTGACCGAACAAGTGGTAACTCTTTAAATCCCGTATACCGCTGTATATCCTCGACAGGATAGTTCCACTATCCAAATCAACCTCGCTGCACGAgaaaacataaataattaaaaaaaaaagatttttcgaATTAATTCATTACTTTTATTTACTTTCAGGTTTTTCTGATAGCGAAATATTATACGTGTTCGAAAtcgctgcaggcgttaccgagaaactcggtaacgcaaacatcatttctcgtgccacatagtttttgcgacctaatccgcagacgagcggcctcggtgcgaccgtgtctcggcgttgacaatagccagctgatcgagctcggcgccgagaccgggtgaacgcactcagacgtaaactttgtgtttacgtctaaacgtttacttgtcgcgtgagccaccgttcccatattccaaaatatcaaatccgtcacctaccgtccttgtttcctgcagtagcggccgttagggcatttccctcgtgcgctagctaacgttcgacactgccaaatcctttgtcattttcaaaaaccccactccttattccttccgatgccggtggccacgcacaatataaataacccgcgataaccgcgaaacgaggtctttagacacgctcgatcgctcgatcacagtctcgctatactttcgtttattcgtgcgctccacgacacttcactctcccaaatcgtgcgcttcacgatttgcgcgttacatctccgactGCTATAAATTCTCCGCTGTCTTGTACCTCTGCACTGCACCGCTGTCTTGTATACTCtccgctttattcttaatacattatttattatttcatacagtccactattattctctacctgtctctatcgcaccctatacctctttcctttcgctatagttccaaacattggtccttcgagccggattcctTTACGTACCATCTCCTATAAATTCCCAAACTCATTCTCTCACCGTATCACTCTAACGTCATGGACGCACTCGTCGCGAATCAACACGTGTTGTTCGGGCGCATGGCTCGCACCGGCGACAACCTGGAGAAGCAAGGAAAGGCGAACCTCACCATCGGACTCCTCCAGAGCACTCTGGCCACCCTGGAGAAAAGATGGCAGCAGTTCGAGGAGCAAGACGACCGAATTCGATCCACGGCCACCCCCGAGGACCAACAGAGCGATTACTTCACCCTGGACATCTTCACGGAAGGCGAACAGGCCTACTCGCTGCAGAAGGGGCAGCTACTCGACGCACTGGCGCGCCTCGCACCCACGTCGACCCTTGCATCGCCGAGCATCCCGCCTCCTGCAGCGTCCGGACCCAGGGCCCGGTCCTCGCTCCCGCGCATCGACTTACCGGCCTTCTCGGGTCAGTACAGCGAGTGGACGCGGTACAAGGACCTATTTTCGTCACTGGTCCTTGACGACCCGTCGTGGAGTGACGCCGAGAAATTCCACTACCTGTCCGCCAGCCTCATCGGAGAAGCCGCATCGCTGATCCGTCGCATCCCGATGTCAGCTGATAATTTTCACCAGGCCTGGGAGCTACTGGCGCACAGATACGAAAACCGCCGGCTCCTTGTCGATGCCCAATTCGACATCCTCTACGGGACGCCAGCCTGCACCACGCACACCGCCGGAGGACTGAAGCAACTCCTCGACACCAGCTGTAACGTGGCATCGGTGCTGAATGGCCTTGACATTCCCGTCGACGACACGGCCTACTGGATGGTCCAACACGTCGCGCGGCGCCTGGACGCAGAGACCTTGAAGCACTGGGAGACATCGTTGGGCAGCAGCACTGATCCACCCACGCTCTCCGAGCTGCTAGATTTCCTGGAGACGACGATCCGCACCCTGGAGGCCTATTGAGAGTCGGCATGGACACCTCGTGCCCATTCGGCAACCCCCAGCGAAGGGAGTCGAAGCCGTCCACGTCGCCGCCGACCAGCCCTCCACAAAGTCACGGTGCGGACTCTGCCGAGGTACGCACCTCTTGTGTTTTTGTGATGCTTTCAGAAGTAGGACGCCGCTGGACCGCCTCCGGGTCGTGACCTCCAACCATCTGTGCCACAACTGCCTGGAACAACACGCCGTCGCAGCCTGCCGATCCAGCAAGACCTGCCAGCGGTGCACGGAGAGGCACCATACCATGCTCCACGACGCTCTCGCGAAGGGCAGCCGCCCTCCGCCAGTCAACTCCATGCACGTCGTCAACGGCTCGGAACACTCTGAGGAACCGCTGTCGGTGCTCCTCGCCACTGCCCTCGTGTCCGTTCGGTCAGCAGGCCAGACCGTCGTCGCCAGGGCGCTGATCGACCCCTGCTCCGAGGTGTCGCTGGTCAGCGAGTCGCTGGTACAGCAGCTACGACTCCACCGGAAGCCATGCTCACAGGTGGTGGTGGGTGCCGGTGCCAAGGCCACGTCGACCGCAAGAGGGAGAGCCTATATGGACGTCGCCTCAAGACACCAAGCGGACCTCTCCTGCGCAGTGGAAGCGCTGATCCTCCCCCGGTTGACGTCATACCGGCCGCGCTGCCGGACCTTCGCTCCAACCTGGCCGCATATCTCGGGCCTCACTCTCGCAGATCCGTCCTCCACGTCATCCACCCCCATCGACCTACTCCTGGGAGCGGACGTGTACCCGCAGGTCCTGCTGGCGGGCATCAGCAGCGGAGGGCATCGAGGTCCGGTCGCGCAGGAGACCATCTTCGGGTGGATCCTGTCAGGCCCGATGACAAGTCCTGGGCCCTCGACACCCACGGCAACCAGCCACACCTGCACCTTCAACGATCTGGCCACTCCAGCGTCCGAGGTCTAGACCGTGCAGCCCGCCGGTCACCTCCACCACGCCGGGACACCGGACATCCCGGCGGATTGCGCCGTACACGGCACGTCACCATCCCAGCTGCCCAGCCATCCGCTCTGGTGGCTCGGACCTAGCTGGCTTACCAACCCAGAGGGGCCAAGGAGCAGCACACCTCCGACGAGCGCCGCATCTCCCAACGACTCCGGTGCATCCGATGGCGGGCGGCGCCAGCGACGCAGGCACACCTCTGGCGACATCCCTCAGGGTCAGGGACCTCGTCGTCGACAGATCGGAGCTTACGCCCCCGTCCAGATGGCCGCTGGCGCGCATCGTCAAGGACCACCAGGAGCCGACGGACACGTCCGCGTCGCCACCATGACGATACCGACCAGCAAGTGCCAGCGGCCGGTGACAAAGCTCGTTCCCCTGCATCGCGCGGCAGACGCGTAAACGACGGGCTCCTCGCGAACAATATCCTTCCGACAACGTGTACCCCACCGCAACGTAGTATGTAAGCTTACCGCTCTGCATTTCATCGCGTCATTCATTCATTCACTAACGTTCATTAGCATCCCGCTCGCCCGCGCGCGTTCATTTCGTTCGACGATTGTcgaaggcgggcggaatgttcgaaatcgctgcaggcgttaccgagaaactcggtaacgcaaacatcatttctcgtgccacatagtttttgcgacctaatccgcagacgagcggcctcggtgcgaccgtgtctcggcgttgacaatagccagctgatcgagctcggcgccgagaccgggtgaacgcactcagacgtaaactttgtaTTCacgtctaaacgtttacttgtcgc encodes:
- the LOC143363387 gene encoding uncharacterized protein LOC143363387 — protein: MDTSCPFGNPQRRESKPSTSRTPLDRLRVVTSNHLCHNCLEQHAVAACRSSKTCQRCTERHHTMLHDALAKGSRPPPVNSMHVVNGSEHSEEPLSVLLATALVSVRSAGQTVVARALIDPCSEVSLVSESLVQQLRLHRKPCSQVVVGAGAKATSTARGRAYMDVASRHQADLSCAVEALILPRLTSYRPRCRTFAPTWPHISGLTLADPSSTSSTPIDLLLGADVYPQVLLAGISSGGHRGPVAQETIFGWILSGPMTSPGPSTPTATSHTCTFNDLATPASEV